The following nucleotide sequence is from Salinispirillum sp. LH 10-3-1.
AAACTTACCTCGCCATTCGTGCCTGGAGCATACCATTGGTGCTGGTGAACCTGTTATTGGCGGGCTGGTTTATTGGCATTCAGCTCACCCGAGTAAACTTATTCGCCACACTCTGTGCACAAGCTGTGAATATTCTGGTGAGTGTTTTCTTAGTGCTCGGCCTGAATCTGGGTATTGCAGGCGTTGCGGCTGGCAGTGTCATAGGTGATCTGGCAGCCTTTTTAATATACAGCGGCACCGCGTTTTACCTTTATAGACACAACTTATCCACGGTTATTCACAAGGATATCCCCAAACTTACCCACTATTTGAAGTTGGCCGCTCCGTTGATACTGCGCACCTTTACCTTGCTGTTCGCGTTTAATTATTTCAGCAAGCTAGGGCTTGGGTTGGGCACTGACTACGTGGCTGCTAATGCCGTCTTAATCAGCTTTTTGCTGGTCATCTCAACCCTGTTGGATGGTTTCGCCAACGCAGCAGAGGCTCTGGTCGGTCGAGCCGCCGGAGCCAGCCAGCGACAGCGCATACAAGCGGCTATTCTCGCCACCGGCCTGTGGTCAGCGTTGTTCGCGGTTGCCTTATGCCTGATCTTTGCCTTATTGCATGAGCCTGCCATCGCTCTACTGACAGACTTAAGCGAAATTCGTCAGCTAGCCGGCCAATATGTGATCTGGATGATCACCATGCCGCTCTACACTTGGTGGGCTTATTGGTTGGATGGAGTGTTTATTGGCCTGCAATGGGTACGCGCCATGCGCAATGTATTGATCCTCAGCGTGTTTGGCATTTACTGGCCACTCAGCTTAGTGGTGCCAATGGAGAGCAATCACAGTATTTGGGCGTTGTTTGCCCTCATGATGCTGTTGCGCAGCCTGATGATGTTGGGATGGCTGGGATTGCGTTGGAGCCGGCTCTGAAAAGTTAACATAAAATTACCCGTAAATGACTGGCGCGGGTGCGCAATCCACTATACTGGTGAATGCAGAACGAGGAGTTGGACTTAGCCTCCTTATTACTATGGATAACGTTCACCCTAGGGTTCCCGTCCAAACAATGGCACCACGATCCCTCTTACTTTCGAGCGCTAATCTCATGTCCATAACCGATATCGAAAAGACCATTCTGTTCGCGCGTGCTTGCGACGAACAGCGGCAGGACCAAACCTTAAGTCTGCCCACCTCTAACGCTTGGGATGAACGGGAACTGCGCGACTTTCTGAATCGCTACATTGAGCAGTTACCGGTATCCCTGAAAACCGCTGCCATGGCCGCGCGCCAATTATCTCTTGAAGACACGGTAGAGCCCATTTTGCAGGCCGTGGAAAGTTTCTTCATCAGCGAATGCGAACTCAGCTCACAGGGCGGGCTCACTGCCCTATTAGACAGAACCTATCTTGGGCATCGTATGCTCGAAGAACTCAACGATCACCTATTCGTGCGCACCGGACACTACCTGATACACACCGACATGACCGAAGCCAATCTGCTAGCGCATAGTTTGTTGGGCGACCCCTACGCCAGTGAACTGGACGGCATCGTAGCGCAAACACTGGATGCCCTGACCGGCGCGCTAAAGATTGCCAGCGGTGCCGGGCGGGCCCATAACACCGAACAAATGTTGAAACCTTTTGCAGTACAGGGGGACAAGCGTCTAAAGTTACCCTATTAACTTAACTTTTCCGCTCAAGGCAGACAGCAGATTATGATGGACTTTGACTGGCAGTGGTTTCCCGCCGAGTCGCCACGCGGCGTTTTGGTTATTTGTCACGGCATGGCGGAGCACCATGCCCGCTATACACCACTCGCACAATACATGGTTAAGCACGGCTGGCACGTGCTTACCTTTGACCACCCAGGACATGGCAGTAAAGCAGATCAGCCAGGCTATTTTGGCCCCGCTGGCTGGGATGCGGTGACCGACCGAATGGCGGTCATGTTGACCGAGGCCGCAACGCGTGCACCCGACCTGCCGCTTTGGTTGGTCGGCCACAGCATGGGTTCCTTTGCCGTCTTAGACTATGCCTGCCGTTTTCCACTGCCCACCCAATGCAAAGGCATCGCGCTGATTGCCACCGACTCACCGCAGACGCTGCCCAGCCTTGCGCTGGCCGGTGTAACCGGCTTGCTCGGCCGTGTATATGGCTGGACCACCAGCAGCAAACTGCTCAAAGCCCTGACTTTCGAGGCCTTCAACCGCCACTTCAAACCAAACCGCACCAGTGACGACTGGGTTTGCGGCGACGCTGCTGTGGTGGATGCTTACCAAGCCGACCCCCTGTGTGGCTTTGATTGCTCCATCGCGCTCTGGTCGGAGCTCAGTCACGTCTTCCGCCGTCTGAGCAAAAACAGTCACCTGAAAAATCTTCCGGCGAGCTGCCAAGTGGTCTTGTTGGCGGGCGGCAAGGACCCCGTCGGTCGCTTTGGTAAGGGCCCCCGGGCCTTAACCCAGCGGTTACGTAAACTGGGCTACAGCGCCGAGCTCAAACTTTACCCCAGCATGCGCCATGAGATACTGAATGAAAAAGATAAGTCATTGGTTTGGGCCGACTTTCAGCGCATGGTGTCGGACCTGTCGTAACGGCAACCTGGTTCTGCTGAGCTGGCTGATGGTCGGCATGGTCAGTGCCGATAGCATCGAACTGCACAACGGCGCGCATCGCTACGATCTGCATCACTATGCCTCGGGCGTGTGGCTGGAGCACTGGGAACCAGAATACGATGCCCCGGCGCGCACCTTCCCGTCGGCGGTACCTAATCGTGGCTTCGATGACGGTATCTTTCATTGGCGCGCCGATATCAGCAACCAAAGCGACGAGCAAATCTGGTACTTGGTGGTGCGCAATCCGTCCATTGACCGGCTGCGCATTTCCTACACCGCGTTGGCCGATGCCCCTTTTCATCAAACCGGAGACCATCAAAACCCGCAACGCCGCTTATTCCCCGGCAATCATTTTGTCATTCCGCTGACCTTCGACCTCACGCCGCAAACGCTCTACATCACGGCCACCAGCGATGACTGGCAATTCTACCCCATGATGCTCGTGAATCAGACCGGCTATCAAACCTTTGTACAGCAAGAAATGTTGGCCATTGGCGCGGTGACGGGACTTTTGCTGGCGGTCTTCCTGTTTAATTTGCTGCAAACCCTACTGAAAACCCATTGGTCGTTCCTGTGGGCTGCGGGTACCGCCATGCTGTGGGTCGTGCATGTGTGGTTCTGGTACGGCTTGGGCTATTTGTGGCTGTGGCCGGACAGCCCGTGGATGCAGCAACATATCTGGTACTTGCTACTGCCTTGTACCGGCGCATTGCTGTTGGCCTCGGTGGTGGCTGCCTGTACCCGCCGTCTCAGTCATTTGCATGTCAGCGTGTTGAACTGGGGTGCCGGCCTGGGGGCAGTTTTATTGTTGGGTAGCTATGTATTGCTGAGCAAGGCCGCATTCATCAACATCACCTGGCTGTGGTTTGCCCTGCTGTCGTTGTTGTTCCTGTATTGGACACGGCACGAACGCCGCATTTGGACGTTGCAAATGGTGTTGGCGGGCTATATTGGTTTGAGTGGGCTGTTCTTTCTCTATTTTTCCGTCAGCGCTCATTTGTTCAGCAGTCATATGCTGCTGCTGTTCTTACTGTTTGCTGTCCTCACTGCACTGCACTCATTCGCTGTGTACTGGCAGTACCACATGTCAGAGCAAAAAGCGTGGCGCGACCTACAGCGGCGCTCGCAGGCTTACGAAGATCAAGTCGATGAGGGGCGCGAGATTCTGGCTCGCTATCGCAGTGCATTGGAGTCCGGACGCTCCTGGCGTTATGCCTTTACCCGTAACCTGCAGCAGCGTTTTAACGTCATCGAGGCCGCTGTGACCCAGCTAAGACAATCCGTCTTGGCCGAAGAGCGCCACGAACTACTCAACCAAGCATTGGTAGCCAGCCAAGAAGGCGCGCGTTATATCAGCGATCTTAGCCACCTCGAACAGGTCTTGGCCGATGGCTACATCGTCGACCGCGAGCCCATGATGATCAACGATTGGCTCAGTCAATTCGATGCGTGGTTTGATACTCAAGAGGAAAGTGGACAGCTGTTCTTCCGCGCCGAGCTGACAGAACACACCGACCCGCCGCCGCCGGTTATCGGCCCAGCTACGACCTTACACACCATCTGTTTGCGTCTGTTGGAAAACGCTTTACAACACACACAAGCCGGCTTTGTGAAGTTATTGGTAGAAATGGAGGGGCTAACGGATGATGTGGTCTACTGTGCCTTCGAAGTACGCGATTCTGGCTCTGGCATGACGCCTGATTTGGTGGCTGCCATTCAAGCCTTTTGGCAGCAAGCAGCGACACCGGATCAGCAGCACCGACTTGGCTCAGGACTGACCATTGCATTGACGTTATTGCAAAAGCTGGACGCCAGCCTGCACGTCCAATCCACTGAAAAAGCCGGCACCAGCATACGCTTTGCCATCGCTCTTCAGCGGCAACACCAAGAACCCGAACTAGGATCTGAAAGCGCGCCTGCGCCGTAAGCCTCCTTTCACTGAGTAAAGTGGTCTTCTATACTGATTCACTCATGCTCTGAACGTACAAAATAAGAGGGACCCAACATGTCCATCCAGACGCTTTTCTCGACGCGCTCCTTAGCCACTTTACTCACCGCTTCGGTATTGTCCGCCAGTGCTTTGGCCAGCAGTCCTGTCGTGGTGTCCTCCAAGATCGATACTGAAGGCTCGGTGTTGGGTCATATCATCATTCAATCGCTCGAAGCGGCTGGCATTCCCACCACCAATCGCTTGCAGTTGGGCGGTACGCCCATCATGCGCGCCGCCATCACCTCCGGCGAAATTGATCTTTACCCAGAGTACACCGGTAATGGTGCTTTTTTCTTTGACGAAGCCGACAGTGATGTCTGGAAGGACGCTACCGCTGCCTGGGGTCGGGTACAGGAACTGGACTTTCAAGCCAACGAACTGATTTGGCTGCGTCCGGCAGACGCCAACAATACTTGGGCGATGAGCGTACGCGGCGATGTGGCACGGGCTAATGAGTTGCGCACCTTGGATGACTTAGCAGCATACTTGGCCAACGGTGGTACCTTTAAATTCGCTGCCAGTGCCGAGTTTGTCGATTCAGCCAGCGCCTTACCGGCCTTTCAAGAAGCCTATGGGTTTACCTTAAGTGCTGACCAATTGTTGGTACTGTCGGGCGGAAACACGGCCGCTACTATGCGTGCCGCCGCACAACAGACCAGCGGTGTAAATGGCGCCATGACCTACGGCACCGACGGTGGTTTGGCCGCGTTGGACTTACTGGTGCTGGAAGATACTCGTGGCGTGCAGCCGGTTTACCAGCCCGCACCACTGATTCGTGCCGACGTACTCGCCGCCTATCCACAGATTGCGGAAGTGCTGGAGCCGGTATTTGCCGGGCTTAGCCTGGAAATACTGCAACGTCTCAACGGCGATGTCGCTGTGAACGGAGCCGATCCGCAGCAGGTCGCCCGCGATTACCTCAACAGTCTGCGTTAAACCTAGGATTTGGCGGGCAGGGCATAGTGTCCTGTCACGCCTGCCATTATGAACCCAACACACCATCGCCCATCACGCGTGATCCCGGTTTTATCCGGAGCAGCCGTACTGTGTCTGTTGACTATGGACTACGCGGTTTTCCAAGCGAATCGTATCGTCGCCGGAGACGGCCAGTCGCTCTGGCTTGCCTTGGGCTACCCGTGGGCGGGTGCTTTAGTCATTAGCCTGCTGGGTTTGATGGTATTAAGCCGCTTACCGAGCCTGTCATTGCGATGGTCTTATGCCATTGTGATGGTGCTGCTGATGCAAATGCCTTTGAGCCTCAGTTGGTTCGGCCATTTTATTATTCCCACAGACCAACCCTTTGCGCGCAGCGCGCCAGCCGCCGGGTTTTGGCTGCTGCTGTTTTTCGCCTTGCTGTTAGCGCTTGAACTGCAACACCGCTTGCAGGCCGGGCGTCTGAGCACCTGGAGTATGGGGTTGCTGGTGATGTCGGCGTGGTGGCTGTGTGTACAGCTCGGTTGGCTAGACAGTCTGGCGCTGGTGCGTGAATACCGCAGTCAGTCTGGGCCCTTTGCTCAAGCGTTGCACACCCACTTATTGCTGGTTATAGGCGCCGTCGGAGCCAGTGCGCTGTTGAGTGCACTGTTGACGGCTGTGGTGCTGAATTACACCAGAACACAGAACGCCATCTTCGCCGTACTTAATTTCTTTCAAACCATCCCCAGTCTGGCGTTATTTGGCTTGTTGATTGCTCCCTTGAGTGCCTTATCGGCGCAGTTTCCTTGGCTGCAGGCGCTGGGTATACGCGGTATTGGCTGGGCGCCTGCGATGATCGCCTTGATCGCTTACAGCCTATTACCCATGGTACGCAACACCACCGTCGCCTTGCAGGAAGTCAGCGCCAGTGTACTGGAATCGGCACGCGGCATGGGGATGAGTCGGGCACAGATATTCCTGCAGGTGCGTCTGCCTTTAGCGTTGCCGGTGATTATTGAGGGATTACGCATCACAACCATTCAGGCCATCGGCTTAACCGCGGTCGCCGCCTTAATCGGAGCTGGCGGCTTTGGCACCTTTATTTTTCAGGGCCTAGGTCAGGCTGCCATGGATTTGGTGCTGCTTGGTGCGCTGCCCACCATCGCCTTAGCCATGCTGGCCGATGTCTTACTGACGACCCTGGCACGCTTCACCAGCAAAGGACAACCCACATGATTGAACTGCAAGAGGTTAGCAAGCGCTTTGACGGCGCCGTTGCCGTCGATGCCATCGACTTGACCATCAATACAGGTGAGCTTTGTGTGTTGGTTGGCACCTCTGGCTGTGGGAAGTCCACGACCTTGCGAATGATCAATCGTTTGATTCCACACAGCTCTGGCGAGATTCGCATCGACGGCACCGCGGTGACCGACCTCGATGCCGTTCAACTGCGTCGCCGTATCGGCTACGCCATTCAAAGCACGGGGCTGTTTCCGCACTGGACCGTAGCGCAAAACATTGGCCTGGTGCCCAGCCTATTGGGTTGGCCAAAGACAAGAATCCAAGCCCGGGTCGACGAGCTCCTTGTATTGCTCGGCCTGGATCGGCAAGAGTTTGCACCCAAATACCCGCACCAGCTGTCAGGAGGGCAGGCACAGCGTGTGGGTGTTGCACGCGCACTCGCCGGTGACCCTGATATTCTGTTAATGGACGAGCCCTTTGGCGCGCTTGACCCCATCACGCGGGAAAACCTGCAAGACGAGCTACTGCGTATTCAGCAGCAGGTACGTAAAACCATAGTCTTTGTTACCCACGACATTGATGAAGCACTCAAGCTGGCCGACCGGCTTGTAATCATGGATCAGGGTCGTATCGTGCAGCAAGGCAAGCCGTGGTATGTGTTGGAACAACCAGCGAACAGCTTTGTCGAAAACTTGCTGGGTAAAGCCGACCGAGGCCTGAAGCAGGCCAGCCTCACCGCCGTCTCTGCGCTGATGGACGCGGTGGACGAACAGAGCCAAGACAGCAACGTACCGCGTATCGAAGCCACCGCGACCCTAAAGCAAGCGATGTCGGCTATGCTATGGCACCGCACGGACAGACTGTGTGTAGTCGACAAGCAACATCAGCCAGTCGGTCAGTTGCGGCTCGACCGCATGCTCCGGCCCAAGGAGTTATAGCGTGCAACGGTGCTTACGTTTGCTAAAAACGCTTTGGCTTCCGAGCAGCCTGATACTGCTATTGGCCTGGGTGGTTTGGTCGCTGCCAAGTTGGGAACCGTGGTTTCGCCAGTGGCAGCCCGATGTGCGCAACGTGGTCTACACCCGTGACCCTTTTAGTTATTTATTGTGGCAACATCTGCGCCTTGTCGCCATGGCCACCTTGGGTTCATTGGTGTTGGGACTCGGCGGGGCTATCTTGGTGACGCGCCAGTGGGGACGCGACTTCCTACCCTTAGTCAATCAGGTGGCGTCCATGGGGCAGACTGTACCACCGGTAGCGGTATTGGCGTTGGCCGTGCCAGTGCTGGGCTTTGGTAATAACGCGACCATAGTGGCGTTATTGCTCTACGGTCTTCTGCCCATAGTACGCAACAGCATTGCTGGCTTAAACGGCGTCAGCCCTGCGGTGTTGGAAGCGGCGCGCGGTATGGGCCTGTCAGCGACGCAGATATTGTGGCGCGTAGAGTTGCCTCTGGCCTCGCGGGTCATTCTGGCCGGGGTACGCACTACCGTCACCTTTGGTATCGCTACCGCCGCTATTGGCTCGACGGTCGGTGCTCGTACACTGGGCGACCCCATCATTGCTGGCTTGGTCAACGGTAACAATGCCTATGTGTTGCAAGGCGCCATCTTGATCGGCCTGTTGGCGATCACTTTGGATGCCTGGTTTGATGCAGTAGCCCATTGGTTGCCCGGTGAAACAAAGCAGGCGCATTAGGGGTTGAATTAGAGCGCGTCCAGGTCGTTGAGGTATTGACTAGCCGTCGCCAAGATCGCACTGCGCTGGCTCTCCGCTTGACGATCCCAGTTGGCGTACACCAATTTCATGCGGATGTTTTCACTGAAGCGTGCACGGTGGCGCTCAATAAAGCTCCAATACAACGAGTTGAACGGACAGCTGCCCACACCAGAGCGGGCTTTAACGTCGTAATAACAACCCGTGCAGTAATCACTCATTTTCTTGATGTATTGACCGGATGCCGCATACGGCTTGCTGGCGATCACACCGCCATCGGCGTACTGACTCATGCCACGCGTATTGGGCATTTCTACCCATTCGATGGCGTCGATGTAGATGCCCAAATACCACGCATCGACCATGTCGGGGTGAACCCCCGCCAACAAAGCAAAATTACCGGTAATCATTAAGCGTTGAATATGATGCGCGTAAGCGAAATCAAGCGACTGCTGAATGCTGTGCGCCATGCAGGCCATCTTGGTGTCGCCATCCCAGTAGTAGCGTGGCAACGCACGCTGTGCATTCAATGTATTGTGCTGTGCGTAATCCGGCATGTGCTGCCAGTACAGAGCGCGCACGTATTCACGCCAGCCCAGTATTTGTCGAATAAAACCTTCGACCTGGGCCAAGCTGATGCGTTCAGGCTCAGCACGCCATGCGGCTTCAACGGCGCGAATCACCTCTAACGGATGCAGCATTTTGGTGTTCAGACTGAACGATAAGCGGCTGTGCATTAAACTCCAGCCAGCATCGGTCATAGCATCTTGATAGGCACCGAACTCAGGCAAGGCATGCTGGATAAACCAGTCCAACAACGCACGCGATTCACGTCGAGTGATGGGCCACAAAAGCGCTTCAGCGTTCACAGACCCCACGGTTTTTACCCCATGCCGTTGCAGCAGATCCTTTATCGCACGCACATCGTGCGCAAAGGTCAGTGGTTCTGGGGGGACTTTTCCTTTCGGCCAGCGTTGGCGGTTCTCGGCATCGAAATTCCACCGTTCACCCTCTGGCTTCCCGTCCGGCGTCAGCAAAACACGGTATTCCTTGCGCAAGGCAC
It contains:
- a CDS encoding ABC transporter permease; its protein translation is MNPTHHRPSRVIPVLSGAAVLCLLTMDYAVFQANRIVAGDGQSLWLALGYPWAGALVISLLGLMVLSRLPSLSLRWSYAIVMVLLMQMPLSLSWFGHFIIPTDQPFARSAPAAGFWLLLFFALLLALELQHRLQAGRLSTWSMGLLVMSAWWLCVQLGWLDSLALVREYRSQSGPFAQALHTHLLLVIGAVGASALLSALLTAVVLNYTRTQNAIFAVLNFFQTIPSLALFGLLIAPLSALSAQFPWLQALGIRGIGWAPAMIALIAYSLLPMVRNTTVALQEVSASVLESARGMGMSRAQIFLQVRLPLALPVIIEGLRITTIQAIGLTAVAALIGAGGFGTFIFQGLGQAAMDLVLLGALPTIALAMLADVLLTTLARFTSKGQPT
- a CDS encoding alpha/beta hydrolase, producing the protein MMDFDWQWFPAESPRGVLVICHGMAEHHARYTPLAQYMVKHGWHVLTFDHPGHGSKADQPGYFGPAGWDAVTDRMAVMLTEAATRAPDLPLWLVGHSMGSFAVLDYACRFPLPTQCKGIALIATDSPQTLPSLALAGVTGLLGRVYGWTTSSKLLKALTFEAFNRHFKPNRTSDDWVCGDAAVVDAYQADPLCGFDCSIALWSELSHVFRRLSKNSHLKNLPASCQVVLLAGGKDPVGRFGKGPRALTQRLRKLGYSAELKLYPSMRHEILNEKDKSLVWADFQRMVSDLS
- a CDS encoding ATP-binding protein, which codes for MKKISHWFGPTFSAWCRTCRNGNLVLLSWLMVGMVSADSIELHNGAHRYDLHHYASGVWLEHWEPEYDAPARTFPSAVPNRGFDDGIFHWRADISNQSDEQIWYLVVRNPSIDRLRISYTALADAPFHQTGDHQNPQRRLFPGNHFVIPLTFDLTPQTLYITATSDDWQFYPMMLVNQTGYQTFVQQEMLAIGAVTGLLLAVFLFNLLQTLLKTHWSFLWAAGTAMLWVVHVWFWYGLGYLWLWPDSPWMQQHIWYLLLPCTGALLLASVVAACTRRLSHLHVSVLNWGAGLGAVLLLGSYVLLSKAAFINITWLWFALLSLLFLYWTRHERRIWTLQMVLAGYIGLSGLFFLYFSVSAHLFSSHMLLLFLLFAVLTALHSFAVYWQYHMSEQKAWRDLQRRSQAYEDQVDEGREILARYRSALESGRSWRYAFTRNLQQRFNVIEAAVTQLRQSVLAEERHELLNQALVASQEGARYISDLSHLEQVLADGYIVDREPMMINDWLSQFDAWFDTQEESGQLFFRAELTEHTDPPPPVIGPATTLHTICLRLLENALQHTQAGFVKLLVEMEGLTDDVVYCAFEVRDSGSGMTPDLVAAIQAFWQQAATPDQQHRLGSGLTIALTLLQKLDASLHVQSTEKAGTSIRFAIALQRQHQEPELGSESAPAP
- a CDS encoding ABC transporter substrate-binding protein; amino-acid sequence: MSIQTLFSTRSLATLLTASVLSASALASSPVVVSSKIDTEGSVLGHIIIQSLEAAGIPTTNRLQLGGTPIMRAAITSGEIDLYPEYTGNGAFFFDEADSDVWKDATAAWGRVQELDFQANELIWLRPADANNTWAMSVRGDVARANELRTLDDLAAYLANGGTFKFAASAEFVDSASALPAFQEAYGFTLSADQLLVLSGGNTAATMRAAAQQTSGVNGAMTYGTDGGLAALDLLVLEDTRGVQPVYQPAPLIRADVLAAYPQIAEVLEPVFAGLSLEILQRLNGDVAVNGADPQQVARDYLNSLR
- a CDS encoding ABC transporter permease, translated to MQRCLRLLKTLWLPSSLILLLAWVVWSLPSWEPWFRQWQPDVRNVVYTRDPFSYLLWQHLRLVAMATLGSLVLGLGGAILVTRQWGRDFLPLVNQVASMGQTVPPVAVLALAVPVLGFGNNATIVALLLYGLLPIVRNSIAGLNGVSPAVLEAARGMGLSATQILWRVELPLASRVILAGVRTTVTFGIATAAIGSTVGARTLGDPIIAGLVNGNNAYVLQGAILIGLLAITLDAWFDAVAHWLPGETKQAH
- a CDS encoding ABC transporter ATP-binding protein, which gives rise to MIELQEVSKRFDGAVAVDAIDLTINTGELCVLVGTSGCGKSTTLRMINRLIPHSSGEIRIDGTAVTDLDAVQLRRRIGYAIQSTGLFPHWTVAQNIGLVPSLLGWPKTRIQARVDELLVLLGLDRQEFAPKYPHQLSGGQAQRVGVARALAGDPDILLMDEPFGALDPITRENLQDELLRIQQQVRKTIVFVTHDIDEALKLADRLVIMDQGRIVQQGKPWYVLEQPANSFVENLLGKADRGLKQASLTAVSALMDAVDEQSQDSNVPRIEATATLKQAMSAMLWHRTDRLCVVDKQHQPVGQLRLDRMLRPKEL
- a CDS encoding cryptochrome/photolyase family protein, with translation MTEVRLILGDQLNAAHSWFRVIDPNVLYVMAELRQETDYAQHHIQKVLAFFASMRQFAAALQKAGHRVRYDSLDDTAAVSNMTEWLAVVLQEEQAHAFRYQAPDEYRLTAQLRAYGTTLALPVAMDDSEHFLTPRDAWNRYPNHRMEFFYRALRKEYRVLLTPDGKPEGERWNFDAENRQRWPKGKVPPEPLTFAHDVRAIKDLLQRHGVKTVGSVNAEALLWPITRRESRALLDWFIQHALPEFGAYQDAMTDAGWSLMHSRLSFSLNTKMLHPLEVIRAVEAAWRAEPERISLAQVEGFIRQILGWREYVRALYWQHMPDYAQHNTLNAQRALPRYYWDGDTKMACMAHSIQQSLDFAYAHHIQRLMITGNFALLAGVHPDMVDAWYLGIYIDAIEWVEMPNTRGMSQYADGGVIASKPYAASGQYIKKMSDYCTGCYYDVKARSGVGSCPFNSLYWSFIERHRARFSENIRMKLVYANWDRQAESQRSAILATASQYLNDLDAL
- a CDS encoding MATE family efflux transporter, translating into MTEKKFSERLKKAHATHSRRVWQIAWPLMLANVSAPLLGLVDIGLMGHQGESRYLAAVTLGANLFAVIAWGFNFLTMAASGSTAWLMGRGGRVLAVRWLLRLLPPVAVLGLLLLFATPWLIPLGLAFYQPSSELASSAQTYLAIRAWSIPLVLVNLLLAGWFIGIQLTRVNLFATLCAQAVNILVSVFLVLGLNLGIAGVAAGSVIGDLAAFLIYSGTAFYLYRHNLSTVIHKDIPKLTHYLKLAAPLILRTFTLLFAFNYFSKLGLGLGTDYVAANAVLISFLLVISTLLDGFANAAEALVGRAAGASQRQRIQAAILATGLWSALFAVALCLIFALLHEPAIALLTDLSEIRQLAGQYVIWMITMPLYTWWAYWLDGVFIGLQWVRAMRNVLILSVFGIYWPLSLVVPMESNHSIWALFALMMLLRSLMMLGWLGLRWSRL